Proteins encoded together in one Lutra lutra chromosome 4, mLutLut1.2, whole genome shotgun sequence window:
- the THEMIS2 gene encoding protein THEMIS2 isoform X1, translating into MEPVSLHDFVCALDLASLPRVLRVCSGVYFQGSIYEISGNECCLSTGDLIKVTQVRLQKVVCENPGTGQTIEIPPNFCGHFSPLTGPQSYETLEELLSAATQRSRKLPIGFMSTHKITTEARVVPRDQPLLLKDVEEYHRTYHARCVLDTKTQHFTLYLPLSQRGPFWEWEPGAPRPLLQALKDPALSDRLFTCPTLPWQSLLLRPQYEIQAIMHMRRTVVKIPSTLEVDVEDVTASSQHIHFIQPLLLSEALARGGPFPLSAEILEVPEGPPIFLGPWAGSLQKGQRLCVHGLASPPWRILVSTKGRKVPRHFMVSGAYQGKLRRRPREFLTACDLLGALQPGQPLRVVATKDCEVEGLETLRLTSLAVGDRLEVLRPGQAHGAGGQDIDVLVCQRLSDQAEEDEEEEEDYEEIESEEQILLPLYISSSFVEEMSDNRRYSLGDLTAQFSLPCEVKVVAKDGSQPADPLPSFPGLRLEEKIVEPFLVVSFDSKPDMCFELPPRWLDLTVVETEQQPGQPAGPPPVATVEELTEAFYYKLRQLPAFENQPPPPRPPKGQGLSGQKKQSGKNKSGQSCQVSEWQQTPLLPKAKMKTLPQGTKDSASMYSKVAAHRKGLRHTKPITDPDDDEHDYEEILEKFQNTL; encoded by the exons ATGGAGCCGGTGTCGCTGCACGACTTCGTTTGCGCCTTGGACCTCGCCTCCCTCCCGCGTGTGCTGCGGGTCTGCTCCGGGGTCTACTTCCAGG GCTCCATCTACGAGATCTCTGGGAATGAGTGCTGCCTCTCCACAGGGGACCTGATCAAGGTCACCCAGGTTCGCCTCCAGAAGGTGGTCTGCGAGAACCCAGGAACAGGCCAGACCATAGAAATCCCCCCCAACTTCTGTG GCCACTTCAGCCCCCTCACCGGCCCTCAGAGCTACGAAACCCTGGAGGAGCTGCTCTCTGCTGCAACCCAGCGCTCCAGGAAGCTGCCCATTGGCTTCATGTCGACACACAAAATCACCACAGAGGCCAGGGTGGTGCCCAGGGACCAGCCCCTCCTGCTCAAGGATGTGGAGGAGTATCATAGGACCTACCATGCCCGCTGTGTGCTGGACACCAAAACCCAGCACTTCACTCTGTACCTGCCCTTGTCCCAGAGGGGCCCCTTCTGGGAATGGGAGCCTGGTGCCCCTCggcccctcctccaggccctgaAGGATCCAGCCCTGAGCGACCGCCTCTTCACCTGCCCCACACTCCCTTGGCAGTCCCTGCTCCTGAGGCCCCAGTATGAGATCCAAGCCATCATGCACA tgcGCAGAACCGTCGTCAAGATCCCCTCCACCCTGGAGGTCGATGTGGAAGACGTCACCGCCTCTTCTCAGCACATCCACTTTATCCAGCCTCTGCTGCTGAGTGAGGCCCTGGCCCGGGGAggccccttccctctgtctgcagAGATCCTGGAGGTTCCGGAGGGGCCCCCCATCTTCCTCGGCCCGTGGGCAGGCTCCTTGCAGAAAGGCCAGCGGCTCTGCGTCCATGGCCTGGCCTCACCGCCCTGGCGGATCCTGGTCTCGACCAAGGGCCGGAAGGTGCCCAGGCACTTCATGGTCTCCGGGGCTTATCAGGGCAAGCTGCGGCGGCGGCCGAGAGAGTTCCTCACAGCCTGTGACCTCCTGGGTGCCCTCCAGCCAGGCCAGCCGCTCCGGGTCGTGGCCACAAAGGACTGTGAGGTCGAAGGGTTAGAGACCCTTAGGCTCACGTCCCTGGCTGTGGGTGACAGGCTGGAGGTGCTGAGGCCCGGCCAGGCCCACGGGGCTGGAGGCCAGGACATAGATGTCTTGGTATGTCAGCGGCTAAGTGACCAGgctgaggaggatgaggaggaggaggaagattaTGAAGAGATAGAAAGTGAAGAGCAGATCCTGCTGCCCCTCTACATCTCCAGTAGTTTCGTGGAGGAGATGAGTGATAATCGGCGCTACAGCCTGGGAGACCTGACTGCCCAGTTTTCGCTGCCCTGTGAAGTCAAGGTGGTGGCCAAGGACGGCAGCCAGCCTGCtgaccctctgccctccttcccaggCCTGCGGCTGGAGGAGAAGATCGTGGAACCCTTCTTGGTGGTCAGCTTCGACTCTAAACCTGACATGTGCTTTGAGCTCCCTCCCCGGTGGCTGGACCTGACTGTCGTGGAGACCGAGCAGCAGCCGGGCCAGCCGGCTGGGCCTCCCCCGGTCGCCACCGTGGAGGAGCTGACGGAAGCCTTCTACTATAAGCTCCGGCAGTTACCGGCCTTCGAGAACCAGCCCCCCCCACCGCGGCCCCCCAAAGGTCAAGGCCTCAGTGGGCAGAAGAAACAAAGCGGCAAGAACAAAAGTGGCCAG TCTTGTCAAGTCTCAGAATGGCAGCAAACTCCTCTGCTCCCCAAAGCCAAGATGAAGACACTGCCGCAGGGCACCAAGGACAGCGCAAGCATGTACAGCAAGGTTGCTGCCCACAGGAAGGGCCTCAGGCACACTAAGCCCATCACGGATCCAG ATGATGACGAACATGATTATGAAGAGATACTTGAGAAATTTCAGAATACTCTTTAG
- the THEMIS2 gene encoding protein THEMIS2 isoform X2: MSTHKITTEARVVPRDQPLLLKDVEEYHRTYHARCVLDTKTQHFTLYLPLSQRGPFWEWEPGAPRPLLQALKDPALSDRLFTCPTLPWQSLLLRPQYEIQAIMHMRRTVVKIPSTLEVDVEDVTASSQHIHFIQPLLLSEALARGGPFPLSAEILEVPEGPPIFLGPWAGSLQKGQRLCVHGLASPPWRILVSTKGRKVPRHFMVSGAYQGKLRRRPREFLTACDLLGALQPGQPLRVVATKDCEVEGLETLRLTSLAVGDRLEVLRPGQAHGAGGQDIDVLVCQRLSDQAEEDEEEEEDYEEIESEEQILLPLYISSSFVEEMSDNRRYSLGDLTAQFSLPCEVKVVAKDGSQPADPLPSFPGLRLEEKIVEPFLVVSFDSKPDMCFELPPRWLDLTVVETEQQPGQPAGPPPVATVEELTEAFYYKLRQLPAFENQPPPPRPPKGQGLSGQKKQSGKNKSGQSCQVSEWQQTPLLPKAKMKTLPQGTKDSASMYSKVAAHRKGLRHTKPITDPDDDEHDYEEILEKFQNTL; this comes from the exons ATGTCGACACACAAAATCACCACAGAGGCCAGGGTGGTGCCCAGGGACCAGCCCCTCCTGCTCAAGGATGTGGAGGAGTATCATAGGACCTACCATGCCCGCTGTGTGCTGGACACCAAAACCCAGCACTTCACTCTGTACCTGCCCTTGTCCCAGAGGGGCCCCTTCTGGGAATGGGAGCCTGGTGCCCCTCggcccctcctccaggccctgaAGGATCCAGCCCTGAGCGACCGCCTCTTCACCTGCCCCACACTCCCTTGGCAGTCCCTGCTCCTGAGGCCCCAGTATGAGATCCAAGCCATCATGCACA tgcGCAGAACCGTCGTCAAGATCCCCTCCACCCTGGAGGTCGATGTGGAAGACGTCACCGCCTCTTCTCAGCACATCCACTTTATCCAGCCTCTGCTGCTGAGTGAGGCCCTGGCCCGGGGAggccccttccctctgtctgcagAGATCCTGGAGGTTCCGGAGGGGCCCCCCATCTTCCTCGGCCCGTGGGCAGGCTCCTTGCAGAAAGGCCAGCGGCTCTGCGTCCATGGCCTGGCCTCACCGCCCTGGCGGATCCTGGTCTCGACCAAGGGCCGGAAGGTGCCCAGGCACTTCATGGTCTCCGGGGCTTATCAGGGCAAGCTGCGGCGGCGGCCGAGAGAGTTCCTCACAGCCTGTGACCTCCTGGGTGCCCTCCAGCCAGGCCAGCCGCTCCGGGTCGTGGCCACAAAGGACTGTGAGGTCGAAGGGTTAGAGACCCTTAGGCTCACGTCCCTGGCTGTGGGTGACAGGCTGGAGGTGCTGAGGCCCGGCCAGGCCCACGGGGCTGGAGGCCAGGACATAGATGTCTTGGTATGTCAGCGGCTAAGTGACCAGgctgaggaggatgaggaggaggaggaagattaTGAAGAGATAGAAAGTGAAGAGCAGATCCTGCTGCCCCTCTACATCTCCAGTAGTTTCGTGGAGGAGATGAGTGATAATCGGCGCTACAGCCTGGGAGACCTGACTGCCCAGTTTTCGCTGCCCTGTGAAGTCAAGGTGGTGGCCAAGGACGGCAGCCAGCCTGCtgaccctctgccctccttcccaggCCTGCGGCTGGAGGAGAAGATCGTGGAACCCTTCTTGGTGGTCAGCTTCGACTCTAAACCTGACATGTGCTTTGAGCTCCCTCCCCGGTGGCTGGACCTGACTGTCGTGGAGACCGAGCAGCAGCCGGGCCAGCCGGCTGGGCCTCCCCCGGTCGCCACCGTGGAGGAGCTGACGGAAGCCTTCTACTATAAGCTCCGGCAGTTACCGGCCTTCGAGAACCAGCCCCCCCCACCGCGGCCCCCCAAAGGTCAAGGCCTCAGTGGGCAGAAGAAACAAAGCGGCAAGAACAAAAGTGGCCAG TCTTGTCAAGTCTCAGAATGGCAGCAAACTCCTCTGCTCCCCAAAGCCAAGATGAAGACACTGCCGCAGGGCACCAAGGACAGCGCAAGCATGTACAGCAAGGTTGCTGCCCACAGGAAGGGCCTCAGGCACACTAAGCCCATCACGGATCCAG ATGATGACGAACATGATTATGAAGAGATACTTGAGAAATTTCAGAATACTCTTTAG